The Quercus robur chromosome 3, dhQueRobu3.1, whole genome shotgun sequence DNA segment GAACTACCTGACCCATTATGGCTACATCTCCAAAATCAGGCAGAACCTTTGCTATTTTTAAACATATATCTTTCTACTAGATTTATCAAGATAGCTAGGTAAGTAAAGAAATTGAAGTTAATGTCTGACCAAGCGTACGCACGAGAGGGTGCACTCAATCTCCAATATGGTGTTGAAGATCCCATAAAGCCAGGGGCAGCTCTGCATAGAGTTCAGGGTGGTCAtaggaccaccctgacttggaaaaaataataattattatatataaaatttaaaaaaaaattatgattttttaatccttaaaaaaactttgtgaccaccctaaattttttttaggtccaacataattaaactttaaacaaaatttggcaacaagCTTGGTTGTAGACTAAGGCTACAACtccaatcaatattttttttattagatgtgaattttaacaaattcaccatttaattatattttcttattttatcttctatacttgcaaattttcaagaagagaaaaaatcaatagctatgtcgacaatcatatgtttaaatttcaaatttttgtaatttaaaattatacattaaaaaaaaaatttagggattgaatagtaaataatgtCCGATTGGCACGAAATTTGACACGTGTTTTAAGAACATAGAGAACATGAAATTTATgctgttagattttcaaaatatatagtaatgttaatttgtttagtgagagttgtagccttaagctacaactaagtttgtaaccaaactttgaCCTTAACTTTAgtccccttaacaatatattaggtccttaaaaaaaagaaagtccaagaaaaattttatttgactaAACTTTTGAAGAGGTGTAACTTGCAACATCGATAATGAAACTATCATGTAAcgatttcaaaaataaaaaaatttgtagaaagaaattctaGGACTTTACGTTTTTTGACGCtcgtgtgtgtgttttttcaaTATGAGGAAGTATCTTTTGAGTCAGGAAGACTTAAAAGGAAAGCAATGGCATGTATGTGAAAGGTTCCTTTGTTTGCATTGTTTTGCCTGAAATGGATTTTGACTGACCCCAATGTTTGAGGTTGAAATAAGTTCAGTTTTAAAAACTACAGTCAACATTGAAATATAAAAACCATGCATTGAGTTCTAAGCTATAAATTTTGGGTGAGGGTTATGCATCGCTATGTCATTTGATGAAGTGTACTCGGTGTTTACAAAAAATACCACTTCTGAGAAGTGGATTATTACTGACAGAAGTTAATGGATCAGGGAAGAAAAGAATAAGGTGagtataataaaaagaatatttgatGTTTAGAACATGAGATTCTGAAAGAAAGGCGGATCAGAGTATTTTCCAGTTAGTATTTCTGATGAGACATGATCATTTGCAGCCTGAGTGTAATGAATTCCATCCCAACTGATATACTTAGAGCTATCAGAGCACCCTTTGACCGTGACTGAGGTCCCGTTCAAGATCTTAGTTTGCCCACAGGAAATGCGACTGTCATAGTTCAATGGTGGACCTCCGTACCCACAGCAGGCCCTAATAGGGTGTTCAAATCCTGCAAATCAATATcaccaaaatttcaagaatgtATCATGATTATAACATAAAGAAATTTAGTCTCTGAGACTTGATACCTATGCACCTCAATAATTTCATTACATTTAGAATTATTTGCTATGAACCACACGAATATGAGTACGAGTACGACATAAAAAtgccaatttttgaaaaattaggacacAAGTATGGTGGAAATACGtatattcattaattattaaatatatttttgttttaatttttaaatattgttaagcATTTATTTTCCTCTAATAATGTTAAACATATATcaattagagcatccacatcagtggaTGTATAAATGTGTATAAGTgtgtaaaatggaaaaaagtcattaattttacacattttgagcaaaaaaacacccacatcagtgggtgtaaattCGTGTATATTTGCAAGTTGCTATAGTACCCGTGCATATTTGCACGGCCACTGTAGCAtgtgtatataattttttaataattttttctctctcctctctataCTGACTCTcagctccctctctctctctctctctctcaggcgcacagctctctctttctctcatctcatcAATCTTTCTTCCCCTAGCTTCCGCCGATCACCACCACCGCCGATGAGAACGAGGTCGAGGAATCCTAGTCACCGGAAGAGTCTATCGCCTACAACACGAACAGAGTTCTCCAACGGGTCCGTCACCTAGAATCTCGTGGGTTTTGATCCATTTTTGGTTGAGATCTTTCTTCCTCTAGCTTTCGCCGATCGCCACCACCACCGATAAGAATGAGGTCGAGCAAGCCAAGTCGCCGGACAAGTCCGTCGCCTAGAATCTCGTGGGTTTTGATCCAAATTTTttactgggtttttttttttttttctttttttgggattcCGGTGAGATTGGCTTGTGTGGATTCCGGTGCCAATCTTGTTGCACAGTGCGAGGCTAGAGGCGTCGATCTTGAGAGAGATGGTGGCTGTGCGGGTTTGGTTGGGTTAaggaaatgaatattttatttgaataaacaTGTATAATAgacaaactgatgtgggtgttttgtaaaaataagtttataaaatagaaccccctcaaaaaaaaaagtttataaaatagaaaaagtaggttttagaCGTGTAAAATGGAAAAATTTATGCACGAGCTGATGAGGATGCTGagcaataaaaaatagtaaagtaaATTCATGACTGATATATGatgtttagaaattagaatacaaaccaaaaataagatctaaaagagtaaataaaagataattagATAAGTGTTCaagattaaaactaaaaagaagtaaaagataAGTGTTCCTCCCATGTCccacaattttttcaaaaaaaaaaaaaaaaggacacgGCTAGACCAGAGGTGAAAAAGTGTCCCAAGCGTGTCTCATATCTAACACGAGTACGACACCCTGAATAAAATATCTGTgctttctatattattttaaatgattcTCAATATGGGGGCAGTCTAGGTACAACTAtaatattcttctcaaaaaaaagaaaaaagaaaaggtacacCTATAATATTTCatcttattattttataagaaacgAAGATTGGAAAGTGGTGTATTGCCCATGAAACAAGACAAGACTGATGAGTgatgaataataatattatgGGTCCTTGGAAGGGAAGTGGATTTATGTCATTTTGTTATCATTTTCCACGGaattatatctatataataataataataataataatatataaaatttgttaagcTTCTAATTGCACCACCTAATCCGTCATGTCATTAGTCATATaatcattctttttcttatttattttttacttctaatttttttaacaatagtaaatatataaatagattgaTTTTATACATTCATCCTAAacagttttaactttacatatgtGGGACCagggaacttatgatccggcccacgctctattaGGGCTCGGGCCCATGCCTTGGAGGGTGCAtgccgaggacgaatggggAAAGGCCGAAGTATCAAGGGGAACAGCCGAGgacgaccctgtcctcggcactccaggacttcagggggaagagcaacgtctcgatgaaggccgcccccaaaaagcccccCGAAGGAAgtgcgagtagaatgggacccacgtgggggtacggtgcaaaactggtttagggtaaatacgtcccctccgcattaaatgcacccgccagcgtcctgaccatgttaatgagaaaagacgcctggacagggtaacttcgatcatcgcaactaacagaaagaaAGGAGGGACaactgatgggacgggtacagaAGTGAGCACCTGCCTGACTAActagtggagggctaagatcaaccaagaatgGCTATTTAATGTAAAGGTTAGTGCACCAAGAAAGGGGTTGGGAAAAATGGTCAAAAACCAGAGCCTTCCAACCCGCctctaggagaaagactcctataGCGAtcacgatttaattatgtacgAACACCACGGAAAACCCCCGTCTTGTGACCGaagcctagcctttcaaacccacgctctataaatgatattgcttgggcctttttacgtgcgaatccaacattattatgggtcgtcacaaatcgtgtccttacaacaTATAACTTTGcattttacatattcatctaatttaatttagatgtttataactAAAGCATAAAATCACTAaagaatcaaaaaataaaaatattgtctaTACATATAGTATATGAAACTTAATCTCCTCTATATTCTATAATTAGTATAagtagatgaaaattttaatataaaaataaattaaatatatatgtaattttttatttatagagaaCACAAAGTttcattgattaaaaaaagaaagcaatatgacattgtttattttagttattaaaaaaaaaattcttgctcTTGGTAGGTTTGGTCAagagttatataaaaaaaataagggcatttcttaattaataatttaatatatctaaaatgaaatttttttataaaaaaatactttaattaCAGAGGactaattttaatatataattttacaaatattttagaaaatatactATCATATTTTATTACAAAGAAATTACATTCTCAAGCAGGGTTGCCAGTTTGGATAAAAACATGAGGTTTCAATTTAGTCCAACGTACAAAGGGGTAAAAGGAAACATTTAAATAGTTTAGGGGGGGTAAACTGATAAATGATAACCGCCCTAACTAAACAGGTAGGTATTTTATCATGTACCATTATGACAAATTAGCTGAAGTATTTGTATTTTAACAATGCCAATTGAATGAAAGATTATGATTTACAGAAATTAAGAGAGAATGTTATGTCCTTCTATTTATAAACTTAAAATAAGTGTAAGAATACTAATGGCccgtttggatggaggggagaaggagggggagtggagAGGAGtagaatagatttgactgaaaATAGACTAATTTGGGCCAAATGTTCTCAACTCTACTTTACTTTCCCTCCTtcctctcaatccaaacggatcaTAAAGTACCCAGAATAGAAATACTAACCATATTGGGAGTAATTTGCGATGAGGTTGTATTTAATAGTGAAGATGTCCACATATGCGAAATTTGCATCTGAATATTTGCCctctaattttttagaaagagcAAGAAGCTGCTTATTGAAGGCTTTAGCACCTTGATTATGTTGACTGACACATCCAAACTCATCAAGCTTTGATTTGTCAGTTCCAAATATGGCAACATTTTGAGGCAAGCATCCGAGAGGACCCGTGTTGTGTATCCAAAAATTTCTAGCACCTTGCTCGTATAATTTCTGAAAAAAACAATCCAATTCATCAAGTATAGGGTGAGAATTCAATGCTCCACTGATAATTGTCAATAAGCTTACCTGTATTCCTGTCTCAAACTCAGCCAAAATTTCTGGAATTGAAGCAATTATTTCGTCCaatgatttggaaaaaaatgCACTGGCAATATCATTCTGGCCTATATCAAACGTGTAAAGCCCCTTCtcaaaataatctttttttggGAGGTGCTTGCCAAGTTTCTTACCTGCACAAAGTTTGAAAGAAAAAGGCTCATTAATCTGAAAATATTCATTATGTTTCTTTCCTAGAAACAATATGTTTTGCCAATGCAAGTTTCAAAATTGGAAGCCTAGACATTGATGAACCATGCAAATACCTTTTGGTAGCAATTCCAATTCAAGAACCCGAGCTTTAAGTCTTTGAAACTGAGCCACCTGAATGCCTAATGAGAATGGGCTGGCAGATCCTGTTATTGGACGTATAGCTGATGCTGCAGCTGCAAAGTTGCACCCTTTTCGGAAATTTGGTGTGCCAATGGAATCCAAGTAGGCATTTAGAAATGGCAGGTCCATTGATCTTACTGCAAtataataaccaaaaaaattaagaaaaaaagctAAGGAATTTAAAAATCACTCAGTGATCAATGAGACAATAACTTGAGAACAGAGGAAAACAGAGTTGGGAAAACTATATTAGAACACAGCTATCATGGAATAAGAATTACCGAGAAAATCAATGATGAGACGACCATCACAGTATCTCCCAGATGGCTTTTTGAAGTAACTCTGTCCATTAGGAGGGAGAAGGGTCTCAATCCCGGTGGCGACAAGCTCTCCAGTGTCAGAATTTGAGtcaccaaaattaaaaatagcaGGGAAGTTGGAGTCAAAAGATATGGCAAGAGGTAAGAAAATGGAGACTAGGGTGAGAATATGGAGAATGCAGGTCTTGCTAGCCATGGCTTGATGCAAACTGTCTTAAGGCTAGGATAGGTTTTAGAAAGAGATAAGTTGATAGCTCTAGGGGGTGTTGAAGGGAATGAAAGAATATCAATTCTTCGAGAATGCTTTCATTGAAATAAAGCTCTCAAGACTTGTTCCAAAAGCTACTGTGCTTTACAATAGTGAGGCTATTTACAGATGCATAGGCTTAGTTTAGTCTCTAAGAGTTCTAATTAAATCAGCGAATAAGCTGTAAGTCATTTACAACAACATCTCTAACTAAATATTGGCTCATATCTTATTCAATGCAGCTTGCTATAAAAAGACTAATTGTTACAATTACAACGAATAAGtaggttccaattagctcaactggtaaagtttctgatggttgtataaaagATCTAGAGTTCAATCCCTGCTTATAcgaaaaactgattggtgttttagtctgatgataaaaaactattatcaagAGCGGAGTCAGTAAGTtgaaattttctctaaaaaaaaaaaaattacaacgaATAAACTAAAAAAGCTACTACACGTTGATACCATATTTTATATGCCTCTTTTTGCATGTCCAAATCCTAATTTATATACAAAAGTAACCATTTTGATCCAAAGATTAAGGGAATACTAAAAATATTGGAATTTATCTTGATGGGGTGCCAAATTGACCAATTTTGCATGTTTGAGgccaaaataaccaaaatgccATTGTTGAACATTCTTTGAGCAAAccgaaagaaaaaaagaaaaaaagaaaaaagaaaaatcacctaaatgctaaatttcattcttttatgtcaaaattaatattttcaaacatttttcaaaagtttgaCCTCAAATTTGACCAAAAATCTAACCATCTAATCGGGGTGAATTTGAGCACATGTCGTGGATAATTAAATTCCCTTTAATTTGATAGTTCACAAGCCAATATCAGATTTAAAACGAGCAAAGTATTGTGAAAACGATGAAAAAGTGCTGGACAATtagtcttttttattattattattatatataactaGTCATAAAGCTTGATTATAGTTTAATCTCATTGAATTACAATCAAATGATAATGGATTGACCCAAAAGGGAAGTCCTGGAAAGGTTTTGTGATAAATTTCAATTTGGCAAGCTTGAATTGCTATAATTCCTttgaattaaaaagaatttatcaaaatgtcaaaaaaatgatttttcatgTCAGACACTAACCTAAGAGACTTCTTCCTCATTGCAAAATGATATATCCCCTTAGACAAGGAGATATGCTGGGGTCTATAGCACCAAAAGAACTCGTCTAAGGTAAGCTGACGATTCCCTTTGCTAAGACAACCCCAAAGGATTTCAGCCCCTATGAATACCCTCCAAGCATTAGGGGCTACTTGACTGACGGA contains these protein-coding regions:
- the LOC126717151 gene encoding GDSL esterase/lipase At1g54790-like; translation: MASKTCILHILTLVSIFLPLAISFDSNFPAIFNFGDSNSDTGELVATGIETLLPPNGQSYFKKPSGRYCDGRLIIDFLVRSMDLPFLNAYLDSIGTPNFRKGCNFAAAASAIRPITGSASPFSLGIQVAQFQRLKARVLELELLPKGKKLGKHLPKKDYFEKGLYTFDIGQNDIASAFFSKSLDEIIASIPEILAEFETGIQKLYEQGARNFWIHNTGPLGCLPQNVAIFGTDKSKLDEFGCVSQHNQGAKAFNKQLLALSKKLEGKYSDANFAYVDIFTIKYNLIANYSQYGFEHPIRACCGYGGPPLNYDSRISCGQTKILNGTSVTVKGCSDSSKYISWDGIHYTQAANDHVSSEILTGKYSDPPFFQNLMF